One region of Flavobacterium sp. GSB-24 genomic DNA includes:
- a CDS encoding helix-turn-helix domain-containing protein, with the protein MQARINGFLSTLYRENEIYSIGKIHLQKAVAVSRKIKDKNEMYKFQGNLSQELAYYEMYALNYSKAISNLKAGNQLFKKAGASIDVNFQTAVNDEMIAKNFLLLNKTDSSLTYYQKAYKELEASQSSQSPLKGFIYNGFASVYTAIGDYPKALLNYQKAEEIAEASNFFTLKQEVYTSLMEFYKKTDNQKYIEYNERNVKLTKDDEYNRKIIADDLIKTLHKKQSINQSNYKKSTYIIIGICICIVLLTIGIYFYRRKQDYKKFKNFIDKNAAATLNEENDQEVLKAVTAKKDTSREYMSEATENSILNGLQELKKSDYYLNKDISLNSVAAELNINQRYLSYVINKHKAKDFASYINELRINYIIDRLKNDENYLKYKISYLADQCGFSSHSRFTITFKKVTGVSPMNFITYLQKENEEKKIN; encoded by the coding sequence ATGCAGGCACGAATAAATGGCTTCCTATCAACTCTCTACAGAGAAAATGAAATTTACAGTATAGGAAAAATTCATCTCCAGAAAGCAGTGGCTGTCAGCAGAAAAATAAAGGATAAAAACGAGATGTATAAATTTCAGGGGAATTTATCACAGGAACTTGCCTATTATGAGATGTATGCTTTAAATTATTCAAAAGCAATATCAAATCTTAAAGCAGGAAATCAATTGTTTAAAAAAGCGGGTGCAAGTATTGATGTCAATTTTCAGACCGCTGTAAACGATGAAATGATAGCTAAAAATTTCCTGCTGTTGAATAAAACTGACTCCTCTCTCACTTATTATCAAAAGGCATATAAGGAACTTGAAGCATCCCAGTCATCACAAAGCCCGTTAAAAGGTTTTATATATAATGGATTTGCCAGCGTCTATACTGCAATAGGAGATTATCCCAAGGCGCTCCTGAATTATCAAAAGGCTGAAGAAATAGCAGAGGCTTCTAATTTTTTCACACTTAAACAGGAAGTATATACCTCTTTAATGGAATTTTATAAAAAAACAGATAATCAAAAATATATTGAATACAATGAAAGGAATGTAAAACTGACGAAGGATGATGAGTACAATCGCAAAATTATTGCAGATGATTTAATTAAAACCCTTCATAAAAAGCAGTCAATAAATCAGTCCAATTACAAAAAAAGCACCTATATTATTATTGGGATATGTATCTGCATTGTTTTACTTACCATAGGAATCTATTTCTATAGAAGAAAACAAGATTATAAAAAATTTAAAAATTTTATTGATAAAAATGCGGCGGCTACATTAAATGAAGAAAACGATCAAGAAGTATTGAAAGCAGTAACTGCTAAAAAAGATACGTCAAGAGAATATATGTCCGAAGCAACTGAAAATAGTATTTTAAACGGATTACAAGAGCTTAAAAAGTCAGACTATTATCTTAATAAAGATATCTCACTAAATTCTGTTGCTGCCGAACTTAATATTAACCAACGCTATTTATCTTATGTAATCAACAAGCATAAAGCAAAAGATTTTGCTAGCTACATCAATGAACTGCGAATAAATTACATCATCGACCGATTAAAAAATGATGAAAACTACCTAAAATATAAAATTAGTTATCTTGCCGATCAATGCGGTTTTTCATCACATAGCAGGTTTACAATTACATTTAAAAAAGTAACTGGAGTTTCTCCAATGAACTTCATTACATATCTGCAAAAAGAAAATGAAGAGAAAAAAATAAATTAA
- a CDS encoding thioredoxin family protein — MKKIFLFIAIFFAVSNLTAQIYDPVSFTSSVKEIGENKYTLIIRAKIDKGWHIYSQNVPKGGPAPTSFTFPKSKNFKTIGAVVEPEGHEVDDPVFQMRIKYFADKAVFTQDIERKSADAFTINASIFFMVCNDNSCLPPTDKEVKFTFKKSNLPFQNNETSALSTVQKNTDSPATDESTAKQDTTNNTTDSVSIASTDIPKNVNNTAQKASTGKTAPDESLWTLFFFSFLGGLAALFTPCVFPMIPMTVSFFTKQSKNKAAGIKNAVMYGIFIIVIYVILGSLVTAIFGADALNALATNVVFNIVFFLLLLVFALSFLGAFEIVLPSSWLTKIDQKSEIGGVLGIFFMALALAVVSFSCTGPIVGTLLVQAASQAGIAPIVGMLGFSLAIALPFALFAAFPGWMNSLPKSGGWLNSVKVVLGFLELALALKFLSNADLVLQLHLLEREVFLAIWIAIFTVLAFYLFGKIQLSHDTPVTHISVGRLSLGIIVLSFVVYMIPGLWGAPLQYISGFPPAKQYSESPNGFGNAVTQNTEKAALPEGAESGPNGIPTFHDYEQGLAYAKKVNKPIMIDFTGYACVNCRKMEERVWPDPKVLNVLNNDVVLISLYVDDKRPLPIEEQVVSKITGKVLKYTGQKWSELQILKYKTNAQPYYVLMDHKENDLNKPSAYNPDINGYYEWLQEGIRNFKK; from the coding sequence ATGAAAAAAATATTTCTTTTTATCGCAATTTTCTTTGCGGTAAGTAATCTTACTGCCCAAATTTACGATCCAGTTTCGTTTACTTCTTCCGTAAAAGAAATTGGAGAGAACAAATATACCCTAATCATAAGGGCCAAGATCGATAAAGGCTGGCATATTTATTCTCAGAATGTGCCAAAAGGCGGCCCGGCACCCACAAGTTTTACTTTTCCTAAATCGAAAAATTTTAAAACTATTGGAGCTGTTGTTGAACCAGAGGGACATGAGGTAGATGATCCGGTTTTTCAAATGAGGATTAAATACTTTGCAGACAAAGCAGTTTTCACCCAAGATATAGAACGAAAATCTGCAGATGCTTTTACCATCAATGCCAGCATATTTTTTATGGTCTGCAATGATAACAGCTGCCTGCCTCCAACCGATAAGGAAGTTAAATTCACATTCAAAAAATCAAATCTGCCGTTTCAAAACAATGAAACTTCAGCATTAAGTACAGTTCAAAAAAATACCGATTCGCCTGCCACAGATGAATCTACTGCTAAACAGGATACCACAAACAACACAACAGATTCTGTTTCTATTGCCAGCACAGACATTCCTAAAAACGTAAATAATACGGCCCAAAAAGCTTCAACAGGAAAAACAGCCCCTGATGAAAGCTTATGGACATTATTTTTCTTCAGCTTTTTAGGAGGTCTTGCGGCTTTGTTTACGCCCTGCGTATTTCCAATGATCCCTATGACAGTAAGTTTCTTTACCAAACAAAGTAAAAATAAAGCTGCAGGAATTAAAAATGCAGTGATGTATGGTATTTTTATTATCGTGATTTATGTGATTTTGGGAAGTCTGGTTACAGCCATTTTCGGTGCAGATGCCCTGAATGCTTTAGCTACAAATGTTGTTTTTAATATCGTATTCTTTCTTCTCCTACTGGTTTTTGCGTTATCATTTTTAGGAGCTTTTGAAATTGTACTGCCAAGTTCATGGCTGACCAAAATTGACCAAAAATCAGAAATTGGTGGTGTTCTTGGTATTTTCTTTATGGCATTGGCTTTGGCTGTAGTTTCATTTTCATGTACTGGACCAATTGTTGGGACATTATTAGTTCAGGCAGCAAGTCAGGCGGGAATTGCACCAATTGTCGGAATGCTTGGTTTTTCATTAGCAATTGCATTGCCATTTGCTTTATTTGCAGCATTTCCAGGCTGGATGAACTCACTGCCAAAATCAGGAGGCTGGCTGAACTCTGTAAAAGTAGTTTTAGGCTTTTTAGAATTGGCTTTAGCCCTTAAATTCTTATCGAATGCTGATTTAGTTTTGCAGCTGCATTTATTAGAAAGAGAAGTATTCCTTGCAATTTGGATTGCTATTTTTACTGTATTGGCTTTTTATTTGTTCGGGAAAATCCAATTATCGCATGATACACCTGTAACTCATATTTCTGTTGGAAGATTGAGCTTAGGAATTATCGTATTGTCATTTGTAGTTTATATGATTCCAGGGCTCTGGGGAGCGCCTTTACAGTATATCAGCGGATTTCCTCCGGCAAAACAATACAGCGAATCACCAAATGGTTTTGGAAATGCAGTAACGCAAAACACAGAAAAAGCAGCTTTACCAGAAGGCGCGGAAAGTGGTCCAAACGGAATTCCTACTTTTCATGATTATGAGCAAGGTTTAGCTTACGCCAAAAAAGTAAACAAACCCATAATGATTGACTTTACAGGATATGCCTGTGTAAACTGTCGCAAAATGGAAGAACGCGTTTGGCCAGATCCTAAAGTCTTGAATGTTTTAAATAACGATGTTGTTTTGATTTCTTTATATGTTGATGATAAAAGACCACTTCCAATTGAAGAACAGGTTGTTTCTAAAATTACTGGTAAAGTCTTGAAATACACAGGACAGAAATGGAGTGAACTGCAGATTTTAAAATATAAAACCAATGCGCAGCCTTACTACGTTTTAATGGATCATAAAGAAAATGATCTTAACAAACCCTCTGCTTATAATCCAGATATTAACGGCTACTATGAGTGGCTGCAAGAGGGGATTAGAAATTTCAAAAAATAA
- a CDS encoding alpha/beta hydrolase, translating into MKGLFNLKKTNLLLRSLFFLMMTSQYSFAQIIWQGQHHSYRIILSGNMDSYQTDSLSVSIPELDINKKVVTEIKGDSLSFKNEMYGFSFKGKYNPEKTAISGIFNYYSIPNTAVVLKKEKEIQPLFFAQHPKKPYPYQVIDMTFLGKSTKLTYGATLTIPQDKKKYPLAILISGTGQHDRNYTYMGREFFTVLADELARKGIASLRVDDRGIGKTSGDFKNATTGDFADDVDAQIAYLKSDKNIDASHIGLIGHSEGGMIASIVSARNKNVKFMVSLSGVAVSGLEMLNLQNTAILKNYGFSDKVVNKQMEMYNIMFKAVYDTKPTDSVTPVLQLKLDQWLKTQDSTTLKEIHMWGGREKDFIYRYGKDAERRWYRYSIHYDPKDYLPKIEIPVLAVNGDKDIQVPAQENLQSFKKYLKSSDVTTKIYPNLNHMYQHCITCKQSESKEIDEVFAPEVLQDISNWILSRYKK; encoded by the coding sequence ATGAAAGGATTATTTAATTTAAAGAAAACAAACCTTCTTTTAAGATCGTTATTTTTCTTGATGATGACCAGCCAGTATAGTTTTGCACAAATTATCTGGCAGGGCCAGCATCATTCGTACCGTATTATTTTATCGGGAAATATGGACAGCTACCAAACAGATTCGCTGAGTGTCAGTATTCCTGAATTAGATATCAATAAAAAAGTAGTTACTGAAATAAAAGGAGACAGCCTGTCTTTTAAAAATGAGATGTATGGTTTCTCTTTTAAAGGAAAGTATAACCCAGAGAAAACGGCTATTTCAGGAATCTTTAATTATTACTCCATTCCAAATACAGCAGTTGTTTTAAAAAAGGAAAAAGAAATACAGCCTTTGTTTTTTGCGCAACATCCTAAAAAGCCATATCCGTATCAGGTTATTGATATGACTTTTCTAGGAAAAAGCACCAAATTAACCTACGGAGCAACCTTAACAATTCCGCAGGATAAAAAGAAGTATCCTCTGGCGATTTTAATTTCTGGAACTGGACAGCATGACCGAAACTACACCTATATGGGCAGGGAATTTTTTACAGTCCTGGCTGATGAACTTGCTCGAAAAGGAATTGCTTCTCTGCGTGTTGATGACAGAGGAATAGGTAAGACGTCGGGCGATTTTAAAAATGCAACAACAGGAGATTTTGCAGATGATGTTGATGCGCAGATTGCATACTTAAAAAGTGATAAAAATATTGATGCTTCTCATATTGGATTAATCGGCCACAGCGAAGGCGGGATGATCGCTTCAATTGTGAGTGCAAGAAATAAAAATGTAAAGTTTATGGTAAGTTTATCAGGTGTTGCAGTAAGCGGACTTGAAATGCTAAACCTGCAAAACACGGCAATTCTCAAAAATTATGGTTTTTCAGACAAAGTGGTGAATAAACAAATGGAAATGTATAACATCATGTTTAAAGCCGTTTACGATACAAAACCAACAGATTCTGTAACACCGGTACTGCAGCTAAAACTGGACCAGTGGCTCAAAACACAGGATTCGACTACTCTAAAAGAGATTCATATGTGGGGCGGACGCGAGAAAGATTTTATATACCGTTACGGTAAAGATGCAGAACGCAGATGGTACCGTTACTCGATTCATTACGATCCCAAGGATTATCTGCCAAAAATTGAAATTCCAGTTTTGGCTGTAAATGGAGATAAAGACATTCAAGTTCCGGCACAGGAAAATCTGCAAAGTTTTAAAAAATACCTCAAAAGCAGCGACGTCACAACCAAAATCTATCCAAATCTAAATCATATGTATCAGCACTGCATAACCTGCAAGCAGAGTGAAAGTAAAGAAATCGATGAGGTTTTTGCCCCCGAAGTTTTGCAGGACATCTCTAATTGGATTTTGTCAAGGTATAAAAAATAA
- a CDS encoding TlpA disulfide reductase family protein translates to MKKLKLVLFFLSITTGLLAQDAAPMQKIVLSPEHPNPGDEITITYNAADGPLANAMYVNGVVYTYDNFKWITNDITLKAAGDKKWEAKMKLSDHASFINCVFKSDTIVDRGQRMPHAYMFAQVPGAYTGWGILRSRAFQNEVPNVVSDSAYIADQVGLMWINYELQYHPESRKKVFYYGLKLKQLSTGTDQSAAIKKELRGLLAEKNLDNTTQYDIQKTLYLLDNSTNKVFTDSVQKVLVMKYPFGVLARDKEIQDIFKEPDFSKKVKSYDEFNKNFPQSKFEDVYTDVESLYYDKMIKSIVYGYIVNNKDYNYALNSVKSVSFTNLLDYHWHLVSIPFDRDHEGTEKASIETLKKYADIFMGEMENRLTYVPKMFAGKLSLKEWQEQALQMMAREYFTYAKLAEAIKNYDVEEKYMAKIKPLYGYNDAVYNEVYTRMLLRKGQTADAKNYMALAVKQNQVTPQMLASLKEIYLKEGGAAAGFEAYLESLKSLSNIEQHKKKVISELINLPIAGFDLESSKGGRVKLSDQKGKIVVLDFWAMWCGPCKNAMPGMQMAVEKYKKDANVKFYFVDTQEYIKDYKEQTQAFIKEKGFDFNILYDGKNPKTGKLDLVYEQYSKAFKFSGIPEKMIIDADGKLRWMSNGYFGSPSELVDEISIIVEYLKSEKK, encoded by the coding sequence ATGAAAAAATTAAAACTGGTACTATTTTTTCTGAGTATCACAACAGGTTTATTGGCACAAGATGCAGCACCGATGCAGAAAATTGTTCTGTCTCCTGAACATCCAAATCCAGGAGATGAGATCACTATAACTTATAATGCCGCCGACGGACCGCTGGCCAATGCCATGTATGTAAATGGGGTAGTGTATACCTATGATAATTTTAAATGGATTACGAATGATATTACTTTAAAAGCCGCAGGAGATAAAAAATGGGAAGCCAAAATGAAACTTTCAGATCATGCTTCGTTTATTAACTGCGTTTTCAAATCCGATACCATAGTTGACAGAGGACAAAGAATGCCTCACGCTTACATGTTTGCACAAGTTCCCGGAGCGTATACGGGCTGGGGAATTTTGAGAAGCAGGGCCTTTCAAAATGAAGTTCCAAATGTGGTAAGTGACAGCGCATACATTGCAGATCAGGTTGGTTTGATGTGGATCAACTATGAATTGCAATACCATCCCGAAAGCCGCAAAAAAGTTTTTTACTACGGATTAAAATTAAAACAGCTTTCAACTGGTACCGATCAGTCTGCAGCTATCAAGAAAGAATTACGAGGTTTATTAGCCGAAAAAAATCTAGATAATACAACACAATATGATATTCAAAAGACATTGTATTTATTAGATAATTCGACAAATAAAGTATTTACAGATTCTGTTCAAAAGGTTTTAGTAATGAAATATCCTTTTGGTGTTTTAGCCAGAGACAAAGAAATTCAGGATATATTTAAAGAACCTGATTTTTCTAAAAAAGTAAAATCATATGATGAATTCAATAAAAACTTTCCGCAAAGCAAATTTGAAGATGTTTATACTGATGTAGAAAGTTTGTATTATGATAAAATGATTAAATCAATCGTTTATGGCTATATCGTAAATAATAAGGATTACAATTATGCTCTTAACAGTGTAAAATCAGTTTCTTTTACAAACTTATTGGACTATCACTGGCACTTAGTATCAATTCCTTTTGACAGAGATCACGAAGGAACTGAAAAAGCTTCTATAGAAACTTTAAAAAAGTATGCAGATATTTTTATGGGAGAAATGGAAAACAGATTAACCTATGTTCCAAAAATGTTTGCTGGAAAATTATCTTTGAAAGAATGGCAGGAGCAGGCTTTACAAATGATGGCAAGAGAATATTTTACTTATGCTAAATTGGCTGAAGCAATAAAAAACTATGATGTAGAAGAAAAATATATGGCAAAAATTAAACCTTTATACGGTTATAATGATGCTGTATACAATGAAGTATATACCAGAATGCTGTTACGAAAAGGACAAACAGCCGATGCTAAAAATTATATGGCACTTGCAGTAAAACAAAATCAGGTAACACCACAGATGCTGGCTTCTTTAAAAGAAATTTACCTAAAAGAAGGTGGTGCGGCTGCAGGATTTGAGGCTTACTTAGAATCTTTAAAATCTTTAAGCAATATTGAGCAACATAAGAAGAAAGTAATTTCAGAATTGATAAACCTTCCAATTGCAGGTTTTGATTTAGAAAGCAGCAAAGGCGGCAGAGTAAAACTATCTGATCAAAAAGGAAAAATCGTAGTACTTGATTTCTGGGCAATGTGGTGCGGACCATGTAAAAATGCTATGCCGGGAATGCAGATGGCAGTTGAAAAATACAAAAAAGATGCGAACGTAAAATTCTATTTTGTAGATACGCAGGAATATATAAAGGATTATAAAGAGCAGACCCAGGCATTTATCAAAGAAAAAGGATTTGATTTTAATATACTGTATGATGGAAAAAATCCTAAAACAGGAAAGTTAGATCTAGTATATGAGCAGTACTCGAAAGCATTTAAATTTTCTGGTATTCCAGAGAAAATGATTATTGATGCCGATGGAAAATTACGCTGGATGTCAAACGGATATTTTGGAAGCCCAAGCGAATTGGTAGATGAAATTTCAATTATTGTTGAGTACTTAAAGTCAGAGAAAAAATAA
- a CDS encoding RagB/SusD family nutrient uptake outer membrane protein has product MKKYLKYIAIAAAGVLVLSCDNYVDIKTEGKLIPEETSNYRYLLNNSSTLDKTYGSIDVASDDISFQNEAHTTALAAADYLRPFRNLYKWSDVVYFDGETDYDMSNLYNALYTVNVVINEVMKSKNGTEAEKAAIKGEAEVHRAFIFLTLVNTFGKAYDANTSATDLGIVLFTTPTVSDDIKRSSVQDAYNLILSDLNDAVNSGLKSVNSGNNVAFPSRAAAYALLARTYLYMRNYPLALENAEKALALQNTLNNLEDYEFAAYPSRKLDKELILSKWNGYSSYSYAPQILSLSNELINSFDTNDLRYVLFTQPSSSFNSEYTLGRTYSKEGLTGESRNAGPTVPEMMLIKAECLARAGSGDLAIAEINKLRQKRFRASQYTAMTAADSKDALIKVLAERRRELMATGGFRWFDLKRLNKEPEFAKTITHDFAGQTFTLAPNSDRYQMPFAPIYFEYAPNLQQNP; this is encoded by the coding sequence ATGAAAAAATATTTAAAATACATAGCAATTGCTGCAGCGGGAGTTCTTGTTTTAAGCTGTGATAATTATGTGGATATCAAAACAGAAGGGAAACTAATACCTGAAGAAACATCAAATTATAGATATCTTCTAAATAACAGTTCTACATTAGACAAAACTTATGGTAGTATAGATGTAGCATCTGATGATATTAGTTTTCAAAATGAAGCTCATACCACTGCATTAGCCGCTGCAGATTACCTTCGACCTTTTAGAAATTTGTATAAATGGTCTGATGTTGTCTATTTTGACGGTGAGACGGATTATGATATGAGTAATCTTTATAATGCATTATACACTGTTAATGTAGTTATCAATGAAGTAATGAAAAGTAAAAATGGAACGGAAGCCGAAAAAGCAGCCATAAAGGGTGAAGCAGAAGTACATCGTGCCTTTATTTTTCTAACGCTGGTGAATACTTTTGGAAAAGCGTATGATGCCAATACTTCGGCTACAGATCTGGGAATTGTTCTTTTTACAACACCAACTGTTTCAGATGACATTAAAAGAAGTTCTGTACAGGATGCTTACAATCTAATTCTTAGCGATCTTAATGATGCAGTAAATTCAGGGTTAAAATCTGTAAATTCTGGCAACAATGTGGCCTTTCCATCCAGAGCAGCGGCATATGCACTTTTGGCGAGAACCTATTTGTATATGCGTAATTATCCGCTGGCTTTGGAAAATGCCGAAAAAGCACTAGCATTACAAAACACACTTAACAATCTGGAAGATTATGAATTTGCGGCTTATCCGTCAAGAAAACTTGATAAAGAATTGATTTTATCAAAATGGAATGGATATAGTTCTTACTCTTATGCACCGCAAATATTATCGTTAAGCAATGAGTTGATCAATTCGTTTGATACCAATGATTTACGCTACGTACTTTTTACACAGCCATCAAGCAGTTTTAATTCGGAATATACTTTAGGAAGAACATATTCTAAAGAAGGCTTAACGGGAGAAAGCAGAAATGCAGGTCCAACAGTTCCTGAAATGATGCTGATAAAAGCAGAATGTCTGGCGAGAGCAGGTTCTGGCGATTTAGCAATTGCAGAAATAAATAAATTAAGACAAAAAAGATTCAGAGCTTCACAATACACTGCTATGACAGCAGCAGACAGTAAAGACGCTCTAATCAAAGTTTTAGCAGAAAGAAGGAGAGAGTTAATGGCAACTGGAGGCTTTAGATGGTTTGATTTAAAACGCTTAAACAAAGAACCCGAATTTGCCAAAACCATTACCCATGATTTTGCAGGACAAACCTTCACACTTGCCCCAAATAGTGATCGTTATCAAATGCCTTTTGCTCCAATTTATTTTGAATATGCTCCAAACTTACAACAGAATCCATAA